The proteins below are encoded in one region of Bacteroides uniformis:
- a CDS encoding aspartate:alanine exchanger family transporter produces the protein MFADLLNSSYFALFLIVALGFMLGRIKIKGLSLDVSAVIFIALLFGHFGVIIPKELGNFGLVLFIFTIGIQAGPGFFDSFRSKGKTLIIITLLIICSAALTAVGLKYAFDIDTPSVVGLIAGALTSTPGLAVAIDSTHSPLASIAYGIAYPFGVIGVILFVKLLPRIMRIDLDKEARRLEKERRSQFPELTTCLFRVTNPAVFDRSLMQINARAMTGAVISRHKHNEQIAIPTAQTILHEGDYIQAVGSEEALNQLAVLVGEREEGELPLVDMQEIESLLLTKKDMINKQLGDLNLMKNFGCTVTRIRRSGIDLSPSPDLALKFGDKLMVVGEKDGIKGVARLLGNDTKQLSDTDFFPIALGIVLGVLFGKLNISFSDSLSFSPGLTGGILMVALFLSAIGKTGPILWSMSGPANQLLRQLGLLLFLAEVGTSAGRNLMATFQESGWLLFGVGAAITLVPMLVAVCVGLFVFKINILDLLGTITGGMTSTPGLAAADSMTDSNIPSVAYATVYPIAMVFLILIIQVIASAVY, from the coding sequence ATGTTTGCTGACTTGTTAAACTCCTCCTATTTCGCGCTCTTTCTCATTGTGGCTTTAGGCTTCATGTTGGGAAGAATCAAGATTAAAGGGCTTTCGCTCGACGTCTCCGCCGTCATCTTCATTGCCCTGCTGTTCGGACACTTCGGTGTCATCATCCCCAAAGAATTAGGAAACTTCGGACTGGTGCTCTTCATCTTCACCATCGGCATCCAGGCCGGTCCCGGATTTTTCGACTCCTTCCGGAGCAAGGGCAAGACGCTTATCATCATCACCCTGCTCATCATCTGCTCCGCCGCCCTGACGGCAGTAGGACTGAAATATGCCTTCGACATCGATACTCCCAGTGTCGTGGGACTGATAGCCGGTGCCCTGACCAGTACGCCGGGACTCGCCGTTGCCATTGACAGCACCCATTCCCCACTGGCATCCATCGCTTACGGTATTGCCTATCCTTTCGGCGTTATCGGCGTGATTCTCTTCGTTAAGCTGCTGCCCCGTATCATGCGCATCGACCTCGACAAGGAGGCGCGCCGGTTGGAGAAGGAACGCCGCAGCCAGTTCCCGGAACTGACAACCTGTCTGTTCCGCGTAACCAACCCCGCCGTCTTCGACCGGAGCCTGATGCAAATCAATGCGCGCGCCATGACCGGAGCCGTCATCTCACGCCACAAGCACAACGAGCAGATAGCCATCCCCACCGCCCAGACCATCCTGCACGAGGGAGACTACATACAAGCCGTGGGTAGCGAAGAGGCCTTAAACCAGCTCGCCGTCCTCGTGGGCGAACGCGAAGAAGGCGAACTGCCACTCGTAGACATGCAGGAGATTGAATCCCTGCTGCTCACCAAGAAGGATATGATAAACAAGCAGCTGGGCGACCTCAACCTGATGAAGAACTTCGGCTGCACCGTCACCCGCATCCGCCGAAGCGGCATCGACCTCTCCCCCTCGCCCGACCTGGCCCTAAAATTCGGCGACAAACTGATGGTGGTGGGCGAGAAGGACGGCATCAAGGGAGTGGCACGCCTGCTGGGCAACGACACCAAGCAACTGTCCGACACCGACTTCTTCCCCATCGCCCTGGGCATCGTGCTGGGCGTGCTCTTCGGCAAGCTCAACATCTCCTTCTCGGACAGTCTGTCGTTCTCTCCGGGACTGACGGGAGGCATCCTGATGGTCGCCTTGTTCCTGAGCGCCATCGGAAAGACCGGCCCCATTCTGTGGTCCATGTCCGGCCCTGCCAACCAACTGCTGCGCCAGCTGGGACTGCTGCTCTTCCTTGCCGAAGTAGGGACATCGGCAGGACGGAATCTGATGGCCACGTTCCAGGAAAGCGGCTGGCTCTTGTTCGGCGTAGGCGCCGCCATCACGCTGGTGCCCATGCTGGTGGCAGTATGCGTAGGCCTGTTCGTGTTCAAGATAAACATTCTCGACCTGCTGGGCACCATCACCGGCGGCATGACCAGTACGCCCGGCCTTGCCGCCGCCGACTCCATGACGGACAGCAACATACCGAGCGTGGCCTATGCCACGGTATATCCCATTGCCATGGTGTTCCTCATTCTGATAATCCAGGTGATAGCCTCCGCAGTCTATTGA